ACTCATCCCAAACTGAAAGCACTAACCGATCCAGTTCTTAGGGTCATCGAACGCTGTCTTGACCCACAATCCAGTCTGAGCAACGGGGAACCCAGGGACTAAGGAATCCTCTGGGAGAGGCAAGTTAAGGGTAAAGGTATTGGGGCCCTGGTCATCACAGGCACATGCGTTCATTTTGACGATGTTCTCGTAGTAGAACGTGAGTACAAGGTTGGTAATGGGGATGTCGTTGTTCTTTGCCCATTTGGAGACTAATTAGGAATTGACTATAAGCATGTATCCTTATAATAATTGTGATCAATCTTACCTTCTGCTTTGGACTGCCAGTGCACGCATCCCgttccatcatccaaagtTGAGTAGACGATCTGTTTCAATCCCGCCTCTTTGCAAGCCTGCAAGGCGGCTGTGCCTTGTTTAAACTCTTCCGCCTGGGTGAGTTCGGGGTCAAAGTTCTTAGTGGGAAAAATCGACCAGACTAGAAGTAGTGTTATGAGTATCTCATAAACAGGGAATAACTGAAGACTCACAATCAGTGTTGACAAAAGCACCATAAGCTCCTTGGAGGGCAGGCTTGTAGGACTCAGGATCGGTGTTGTCAGCTCTCGCAACTTCATAGCCTTTAGCCTTGAGAGCTAACAAAAATCACCATCATAGGTCAGTTTGGATCTTGTTCAGAAGACATGAAAGGATCTGTCTCACCTTTGGCACTCTTACTCTCAGTATCCCTAGTAAGAGCAACAATCTTGTAACCGGCCTCGGAGAGGTATCGAGCTACAGAACTACCCTGACTGCCGGTGGCAGTGAACACAACAATTTTCTTGGCTGCGTTGCTGGACATTTTTGCTTGTATCGTCGGATGGAGTGATTGGTAGAGGGATATGATGTTTTCTTTGATGAtatgggaaagaagagtgcGCAACAGGCAGAATTCGGC
This window of the Cryptococcus neoformans var. neoformans B-3501A chromosome 2, whole genome shotgun sequence genome carries:
- a CDS encoding hypothetical protein (Match to EST gb|CF192238.1|CF192238), with the protein product MSSNAAKKIVVFTATGSQGSSVARYLSEAGYKIVALTRDTESKSAKALKAKGYEVARADNTDPESYKPALQGAYGAFVNTDFWSIFPTKNFDPELTQAEEFKQGTAALQACKEAGLKQIVYSTLDDGTGCVHWQSKAEVSKWAKNNDIPITNLVLTFYYENIVKMNACACDDQGPNTFTLNLPLPEDSLVPGFPVAQTGLWVKTAFDDPKNWIGKDIYACTDIITVKEMADQLSAVSGKTVKTNGLPVEVFKSKDFQKKVGQELWDNMDLFYRRFLQRDVQESVRLAPGAWSFEAWAKQNDQLKKALGF